A single region of the Vicia villosa cultivar HV-30 ecotype Madison, WI linkage group LG4, Vvil1.0, whole genome shotgun sequence genome encodes:
- the LOC131597061 gene encoding F-box/kelch-repeat protein At3g23880-like: MVKIEDKNPHCSRKLKDLLHYRSLPEDLIMDIFLRLPVRSLLQLKCVCKSWKTLISDSQFAKRHLQRLTINPSITNLQIFFGSELGRIASLPLKPLLEKPSESTKAVEFSMEQYRFSILGACNGLVCLLDTHQGYVTLWNPSTRFKSKKSPSLNLLFNKWGVTCYGFGYDHVNDKYKVLLDVQFDDVRLYTFGENSWTTIQNFPCDPATPAGKFVRGTLNWVIVRWVDGYSEIQTTILSFDLVKEETYSEILLPQNQKQNTCRCRNQIPQLGVLDNCLCLSFDTETHLVVWLMKEYGIVESWTKLMMIPAEHLSKHVEPQLSVIEALFICGNNIVLLRTSHKFFLYNLNNDMIDIPLISTSIRRSPHLYLETLVSPRL; this comes from the coding sequence ATGGTTAAGATTGAAGACAAAAACCCTCACTGTAGCCGTAAACTAAAGGACTTACTTCACTATCGATCATTGCCGGAGGATCTCATCATGGATATCTTTTTAAGGCTTCCGGTGAGATCTCTCCTGCAATTAAAGTGCGTGTGCAAATCATGGAAAACCCTAATCTCCGATTCCCAATTTGCAAAGCGACACCTTCAGAGGTTAACCATCAATCCAAGCATAACCAACCTTCAAATTTTCTTTGGCAGTGAATTGGGAAGAATTGCATCTCTCCCTTTGAAGCCATTGTTGGAAAAGCCATCAGAATCTACTAAAGCGGTTGAGTTCAGCATGGAACAGTACAGGTTCAgtattcttggtgcatgcaatGGGTTGGTGTGTCTGCTAGATACCCATCAAGGTTATGTTACATTGTGGAACCCTTCAACCAGATTCAAATCCAAAAAATCTCCATcccttaatttattatttaataaatgggGCGTCACATGTTATGGCTTTGGCTATGACCATGTTAATGACAAGTACAAGGTGCTACTAGATGTCCAGTTTGATGATGTGAGACTTTATACTTTTGGTGAAAATTCTTGGACAACTATCCAGAATTTTCCATGTGACCCTGCTACACCCGCAGGAAAATTTGTGAGGGGCACTCTAAATTGGGTAATAGTTAGATGGGTTGATGGTTACAGCGAAATACAAACTACAATACTTTCCTTTGATCTTGTGAAGGAGGAGACTTACAGCGAAATATTACTGCCTCAAAATCAAAAACAGAATACTTGCAGATGCAGAAACCAGATACCTCAGCTTGGTGTTTTGGATAACTGTCTTTGTCTGTCTTTTGACACTGAAACTCATTTGGTTGTGTGGTTGATGAAAGAATATGGAATTGTTGAGTCATGGACTAAACTGATGATGATCCCTGCAGAGCATTTAAGTAAACATGTAGAACCACAACTTTCTGTCATTGAAGCCTTGTTCATATGTGGAAATAATATTGTTCTACTGAGAACAAGCCACAAATTTTTCCTGTATAACTTAAATAATGATATGATAGACATTCCTTTGATTTCCACCTCGATTAGAAGAAGTCCACATCTTTACCTTGAGACTCTTGTATCACCGCGACTGTAA